The Chryseobacterium geocarposphaerae genome has a window encoding:
- a CDS encoding dimethylarginine dimethylaminohydrolase family protein, with protein MKLNIKNETGRLKSVVLGQPNSMGAVPTLEESYDAKSYYTIEHNMYPKEADIINEMNAFEAVLKKYDVEVLRPEIIKDYNQVFARDVAFVIDDKMIISNVIADRADEQGAYKKVFEKVAWRKIINLPETAHIEGGDVIVWDDFLFIGTCFSEDYRSYKTARTNEYAIEILKEYFPKKRIIDLELKKNDKVPYEGILHLDCTFNPVGKDKCIIYKDGFVDESDYNLIIDIFGEENCFHVTAEEMFEMFPNIFSISPEIVVSDKAFTRMNNHLRNEWGMAVEEIPYREISKMGGLLRCSTMPLVRE; from the coding sequence ATGAAACTAAATATAAAAAATGAAACGGGGAGGCTGAAATCTGTGGTTTTAGGGCAACCCAATTCAATGGGAGCTGTTCCTACGCTGGAAGAAAGCTATGATGCTAAATCTTATTACACGATAGAACATAATATGTATCCGAAGGAAGCTGACATTATTAATGAAATGAATGCTTTTGAAGCGGTGCTGAAAAAATATGATGTAGAGGTTTTGCGCCCGGAAATTATAAAAGATTATAATCAGGTTTTTGCCAGAGATGTGGCGTTTGTGATTGATGATAAAATGATCATTTCAAACGTAATCGCAGACAGAGCAGATGAGCAGGGAGCTTATAAAAAAGTTTTTGAAAAAGTAGCCTGGAGAAAAATTATCAATCTTCCGGAAACTGCTCATATCGAAGGAGGCGATGTTATTGTCTGGGATGACTTCCTTTTTATAGGAACGTGTTTCAGTGAAGATTACAGAAGCTATAAAACAGCCAGAACCAACGAATATGCTATTGAAATCCTTAAGGAATATTTTCCTAAAAAAAGAATTATCGATCTTGAGCTAAAAAAGAATGATAAAGTCCCGTATGAAGGGATCTTACATCTGGATTGTACTTTCAATCCTGTTGGGAAAGATAAGTGTATTATTTACAAAGACGGTTTCGTGGACGAAAGTGATTATAATTTAATCATCGACATTTTTGGCGAAGAAAACTGTTTCCATGTTACGGCGGAAGAAATGTTTGAAATGTTTCCGAATATTTTTTCCATCTCACCGGAAATTGTTGTTTCAGACAAAGCATTTACAAGAATGAATAATCATCTTAGAAATGAATGGGGAATGGCCGTTGAAGAGATTCCTTATCGAGAAATTTCTAAAATGGGAGGTTTGCTGAGATGCTCTACGATGCCTTTAGTTAGAGAATAA